A window of the Helianthus annuus cultivar XRQ/B chromosome 4, HanXRQr2.0-SUNRISE, whole genome shotgun sequence genome harbors these coding sequences:
- the LOC118491591 gene encoding uncharacterized protein LOC118491591, with translation MDNIQKVSPDSDLDTPGGNMKKMKKVDVDAGGPATHTRAGQQSRADSKTKKIVKRKLIVDSDSEMAGEFTLGHKGDAVEPEKHATVVRETKKEKQERVLRRSGKPPKSNKWPKIKTRSAPMQLYKCIKSLTSNQQEDVKRMGFGKMLSFNISSIPAKLAHYVVDHFNTEEMAIEMSCGSISVDVESVHDLFGIPNKGINMQNVKQSEKLDGAVMAWRKRYRSRFVAPTKLAQSIATSDEDNSFNFRLDFLMLFLTVMVECNRNGRMKEWILKSLTGNTDFSKINWCAYVIQQIKSCKDGWKRCDPDSPFSGPLTLLALLYVDRVKCTGLEVDRSINPIVLWNKNELKKRERLEIKTGGFGRGSLHEVAVVKRDFRKTELRVNDEVLNNEIESIRKHLDVMEAKKLTVQKKLEVVFNAHPRNVQVQKLIQRYEKIVHSRKTRVWLVPDTPQKKIAGVLMSLKKTVQTPENDYTEEDQDNAAAATEVANVDDEGEGDKTQEKIPDSPATTQKNVTCVVTRDEESQAKDQEKKASPRKLDTSNETQNMEELLDGPTFDLLTQETDLGADVDETTDAMNQEDKKSKEEETKNKINGKGEAENDIRNNAWVKELESKRIKPIGRFNRSCDDHDDGMEIEITSEEQHIWDFLFDIKYSMPRKMVVSLSSGVTRKFGESAE, from the exons ATGGATAATATACAAAAAG TTTCACCAGACAGTGATTTGGACACACCCGGGGGAAACATGAAGAAAATGAAAAAAG TTGATGTCGATGCGGGCGGGCCAGCAACACATACTAGAGCAG GTCAACAATCACGGGCGGATAGCAAAACAAAGAAAATCGTGAAAAGGAAATTAATAG TCGACAGCGACTCAGAGATGGCTGGAGAATTCACCTTGGGTCACAAAGGCGATGCGGTCGAGCCAGAGAAGCATGCAACTGTGGTGAGggaaacaaaaaaagaaaaacaagaacgGGTGCTAAGGCGAAGTGGGAAACCACCAAAAAGCAATAAGTGGCCAAAAATAAAAACACGTTCAGCGCCTATGCAATTGTACAAATGCATCAAGTCTCTAACCAGTAATCAACAAGAGGATGTGAAGAGGATGGGGTTTGGTAAGATGCTATCTTTCAACATCAGTAGCATACCTGCAAAGCTTGCACACTATGTTGTGGATCACTTCAATACAGAAGAAATGGCTATCGAGATGTCCTGTGGGTCAATAAGTGTTGATGTTGAGTCTGTGCATGACCTTTTTGGAATTCCTAACAAAGGCATAAACATGCAAAATGTAAAACAATCTGAGAAGCTTGATGGTGCTGTTATGGCATGGCGAAAAAGATACCGTTCACGATTTGTGGCGCCGACAAAACTGGCACAATCTATAGCCACAAGTGATGAAGACAATAGTTTCAATTTCCGTCTAGACTTCCTGATGTTATTCTTAACCGTCATGGTTGAGTGTAATAGAAATGGGCGAATGAAGGAGTGGATTTTGAAAAGTTTAACTGGAAATACGGATTTCAGTAAAATTAATTGGTGTGCCTACGTCATTCAGcaaattaaatcttgtaaagacgGATGGAAGAGGTGTGATCCTGATTCTCCATTTTCAGGTCCACTCACGCTTTTGGCT CTGTTGTACGTTGACCGAGTTAAATGCACCGGACTTGAAGTGGACCGGTCAATCAACCCAATCGTATTGTGGAATAAAAACGAATTGAAAAAGAGAGAAAGATTGGAGATTAAAACAGGTGGTTTTGGAAGAGGCAGCTTGCATGAAGTTGCTGTGGTTAAACGGGATTTTAGGAAAACTGAGTTACGAGTTAATGATGAAGTTCTTAAT AATGAGATTGAATCTATTAGAAAGCATTTGGATGTCATGGAAGCCAAAAAGCTAACGGTACAAAAAAAGTTGGAGGTTGTGTTTAATGCTCATCCACGCAATGTGCAAGTTCAGAAATTGATACAACGGTATGAGAAGATTGTTCACTCCAGGAAAACAAGGGTGTGGCTTGTGCCTGATACCCCACAGAAAAAAATTGCCGGGGTCCTCATGTCTCTCAAGAAGACAGTGCAAACCCCTGAAAATGATTACACGGAAG AAGATCAAGATAATGCCGCAGCTGCAACTGAGGTGGCAAACGTTGATG ATGAGGGTGAGGGTGACAAAACACAAGAGAAGATACCAGATTCGCCGGCTACTACACAAAAAAATGTCACATGTGTAGTGACACGCGACGAAGAAAGTCAGGCAAAAGATCAAGAGAAGAAAGCTTCACCGAGAA AATTGGACACCAGCAACGAAACACAAAACATGGAAGAATTGCTTGATGGCCCTACCTTTGACCTACTTACACAAGAAACCGACCTAG GTGCTGATGTCGATGAAACAACGGATGCCATGAATCAAGAAGATAAAAAATCGAAAGAAGAAGAGACCAAGAATAAAATCAATG GCAAGGGAGAGGCTGAAAATGATATCAGAAATAACGCTTGGGTAAAGGAACTTGAATCAAAACGAATAAAACCAATTGGGAGGTTCAACCGGTCATGCGATGACCATGATGACGGAATGGAAATTGAAATTACGTCAGAAGAACAGCATATATGGGATTTTCTGTTCGATATCAAATACTCAAT GCCACGGAAAATGGTCGTCTCTTTGTCTAGCGGGGTAACAAGAAAATTTGGTGAATCTGCTGAGTAA
- the LOC110933941 gene encoding protein FAR1-RELATED SEQUENCE 5-like has product MCCLMKTTSRCESSNSSFKVNSSSANTLVQFMLCYETRIDNQRYRQRVAEFKTSSSVFMDSTDLVIEKHAFELYTHAISTEVRKEIYKGKLFCYIVNTEDCDDGCVYYVNQLDKRNNATNTFTVILELSNQSVSCSCNNFIRIGYLCRHIFCVYRVNNIERIPAQYVVKRWSRDVLPKSLFSIESRYGVDTRPQAAARSQILEIVTECVDALRSDVGGLSSFAEQIKELKCKLLNGGPVDDEANNDNYAAVEELLGVSLDGDVTLDNPDGIRNKGRGKRRRLTRAPQDGSSNSAVKPPKTPRLCRTCMKYVTGHDSRNCKKKRNKNKSGNEDEDSSSASQEST; this is encoded by the exons ATGTGTTGTCTGATGAAGACTACATCAAGATGTGAAAGCTCTAACTCAAGCTTCAAGGTCAACTCTTCTAGCGCTAACACACTAGTTCAGTTCATGCTATGTTACGAAACTAGGATAGACAATCAGCGTTACAGGCAACGCGTTGCAGAGTTTAAAACTTCGTCTAGTGTATTCATGGACAGTACTGACTTAGTTATTGAGAAGCATGCTTTTGAGTTGTATACACATGCAATTTCTACAGAAGTAAGAAAAGAGATATACAAGGGGAAGTTGTTTTGTTACATTGTAAACACGGAGGATTGCGATGATGGTTGTGTTTACTATGTGAATCAATTGGACAAACGTAACAATGCAACCAACACATTCACG GTTATACTTGAGTTGAGTAACCAGTCGGTATCCTGTTCATGCAACAACTTCATCCGTATTGGATATCTGTGTAGGCACATTTTTTGTGTTTACCGGGTAAACAATATTGAAAGAATCCCGGCCCAGTATGTTGTTAAGCGTTGGTCTAGGGACGTGCTTCCTAAAAGTTTATTTTCTATTGAAAGTAGATATGGTGTTGATACTCGTCCACAAGCTGCTGCGAGAAGTCAGATTCTTGAGATCGTAACTGAATGTGTGGACGCATTAAGAAGCGATGTTGGAGGACTTTCCTCTTTCGCTGAGCAGATAAAGGAACTGAAATGCAAGTTACTAAATGGAGGACCAGTTGATGACGAAGCCAACAATGATAACTATGCTGCTGTTGAAGAATTGCTTGGTGTTTCCTTAGATGGGGACGTAACTCTTGACAATCCAGACGGGATCAGGAACAAAGGACGCGGCAAACGCCGACGATTGACTAGAGCACCTCAGGATGGTTCGAGCAACTCTGCTGTCAAACCTCCCAAAACACCCCGGCTTTGCCGAACCTGTATGAAGTATGTGACTGGGCATGATTCAAGAAATTGCAAGAAAAAGAGGAACAAGAACAAATCGGGTAACGAGGACGAGGACTCAAGCTCTGCGAGTCAGGAGTCCACTTGA